A single genomic interval of Ictalurus furcatus strain D&B chromosome 20, Billie_1.0, whole genome shotgun sequence harbors:
- the LOC128624382 gene encoding claudin-4, with translation MSTTMSAGLELIGIVLCVLGWLLAIVSCALPMWRVTAFIGSNIVTAQIYWNGLWMSCVVQSTGQMQCKLYDSTLALSQDLQAARALTVISILVVILAMLVSIAGAKCTNCIDDESSKAKVMIVAGVLFLVAGFMQLIPVSWSANTIIRDFYNPLMATPQKWELGASLYIGWAATALLLMGGSLLCCSCPPSRMTYSASHSAAAGGYDRRDYV, from the coding sequence ATGTCCACGACCATGTCTGCCGGCCTGGAGCTCATTGGGATTGTGCTGTGCGTGCTGGGATGGCTCCTGGCCATTGTCTCCTGCGCTCTGCCCATGTGGAGGGTCACGGCCTTCATCGGAAGCAACATCGTGACGGCGCAGATTTACTGGAACGGCCTCTGGATGAGCTGTGTGGTGCAGAGCACTGGTCAGATGCAGTGCAAACTCTACGACTCCACGCTGGCGCTTTCCCAAGATCTCCAAGCAGCCCGTGCCCTCACTGTCATCTCCATCCTAGTGGTCATTCTAGCCATGTTGGTGTCCATCGCTGGGGCCAAGTGCACCAACTGCATTGATGACGAATCATCCAAGGCCAAAGTCATGATCGTGGCTGGAGTTCTCTTCCTTGTGGCTGGCTTCATGCAGTTGATTCCTGTCTCCTGGTCAGCTAATACAATCATCAGGGATTTCTACAATCCCTTAATGGCCACCCCGCAGAAGTGGGAGCTAGGGGCTTCACTTTACATCGGCTGGGCCGCCACGGCTCTCCTGCTAATGGGAGGATCGCTGCTATGTTGCTCTTGCCCTCCATCCAGGATGACTTATTCAGCTTCCCACTCTGCAGCTGCTGGTGGGTACGACAGGAGAGACTATGTGTGA